In one Solanum lycopersicum chromosome 11, SLM_r2.1 genomic region, the following are encoded:
- the LOC138339288 gene encoding uncharacterized protein codes for MAKAYKHFEFNELMKKVEHVDNRVKNYLELADYDKWSRVYATVDRDTVMTSNIAECINACLVEARELPIYDFVEEIRQIFGRWNFKNDTSTSNTFTTLCGKAQEMLAENEELSLRVTVVATSNYVHSVRHEGETFIVCLEKKTCTCRRFQVNEIPCSHAWAVLKEKFLDPEPYCSDLYKSNTLLVTYDNPINPLPNRKD; via the exons ATGGCAAAGGCATACaaacattttgaatttaatGAACTGATGAAAAAAGTAGAACATGTTGATAATAGGGTGAAGAattatttggaattggctgATTATGATAAATGGTCAAGAGTGTATGCAACAGTTGATCGAGACACTGTGATGACATCAAATATAGCTGAATGTATAAATGCATGCCTTGTGGAAGCAAGGGAATTGCCTATATATGATTTTGTTGAGGAAATTAGACAAATATTTGGTCGATGGAATTTCAAAAACGATACATCTACTTCTAATACATTCACGACACTTTGTGGTAAAGCACAAGAAATGCTCGCTGAAAATGAAGAACTTTCACTGCGTGTGACG GTAGTTGCGACAAGTAATTATGTGCACAGTGTTCGTCATGAAGGGGAAACATTTATTGTTTGTCTTGAAAAGAAAACTTGCACATGTAGGAGATTTCAAGTGAATGAAATACCATGTTCGCACGCTTGGGCTGTTTTAAAGGAGAAATTTCTTGATCCTGAACCGTATTGTTCTGACCTTTACAAGTCAAATACATTACTTGTTACATATGATAATCCAATTAATCCATTACCTAATCGAAAAGATTAG
- the LOC138339634 gene encoding uncharacterized protein, with protein sequence MSTLKDKKNNDIAGQGSQPFTSPILSENQNQNNINNHNAAQGRQHFTSHVLSENQNQMECDESSNDDNKKFLQDHSIFENSNVRDKPDIVGGADKQVCWLTLHIYIVQLGIFLLLFIINIFIFLKVHCDNSPVRNLISVDAGFSSSKSIIPSVWFSTYLN encoded by the exons ATGTCTACTTTGAAG gacaaaaaaaataatgacattgcTGGTCAAGGATCACAACCTTTTACAAGTCCAATTTTATCAGAAAATCAAAATCAG AACAACATAAACAATCACAATGCTGCTCAAGGACGACAACATTTTACAAGTCATGTTTTATCAGAAAATCAAAATCAG atgGAGTGTGATGAAAGCTCAAATGATGACAACAAgaaatttttgcaa GAtcattcaatttttgaaaattcaaatgtGAGAGACAAACCCGATATTGTTGGGGGTGCTGATAAACAAGTATGTTGGTTAACTCTACATATTTATATAGTGCAGTTgggaatatttttattattgtttataattaacatttttatatttttaaaggtTCATTGTGACAATTCTCCTGTGCGTAATTTGATCAGTGTAGATGCTGGTTTTAGTTCGTCTAAATCAATAATCCCAAGTGTATGGTTTTCTACTTATCTAAACTAa